Part of the Gordonia crocea genome is shown below.
TTCGGCATCTGCTTCGGCAACCAGATCCTCGGGCGCGCCCTGGGGCGCTCCACCTACAAGCTGAAGTTCGGCCACCGCGGGATCAACATCCCCGTCGTCGACCTCGAGACCGGCCGGGTGGCGATCACCTCGCAGAACCACGGCTTCGCACTCGAGGGCAAAGCCGGCGACGAGTTCGACACCGACTTCGGCCGCGGCCGGGTCAGCCACGTCTGCGCCAACGACGGCGTCGTCGAGGGAGTGGAACTCCTCAGCGGCAAGGCCTTCTCCGTCCAATACCACCCCGAGGCCGCGTCCGGCCCCCACGACGCCGCCAACCTCTTCGACAAGTTCGTCTCGGCCATGGACCGGGCGAAACAGGAGAAGACCGAGCAGGAAGGGACTCGTTCCTGATGCCACGCCGTTCTGATCTCAACCACGTCCTGGTCATCGGGTCGGGCCCGATCGTCATCGGCCAGGCGTGCGAGTTCGACTATTCCGGGACCCAGGCCTGCCGCGTGCTCAAGGCCGAGGGCCTGCGGGTGTCGCTGATCAACTCCAACCCGGCGACCATCATGACCGACCCGGAGTTCGCCGACGCCACGTACGTCGAGCCGATCACCCCGGAGTTCGTCGAGAAGGTCATCGAGGCCGAGCGCGATGCCGGCCACCCGATCGACGCGGTCCTCGCGACGCTCGGCGGGCAGACCGCGCTGAACACCGCCGTCGCCCTGCACGACCGCGGTTCGCTGGAGAAGTACGACATCGAGCTGATCGGCGCCGACTTCGACGCCATTCAGCGCGGCGAGGACCGGCAGATGTTCAAGGACATCGTGGCCTCGGTCGGTGGCGAAAGCGCCCGCTCGCGGGTGTGCCACACGATGGACGAGGTCCGCGCGACCGTCGAGGAACTGGGCTACCCGGTCGTCGTCCGGCCGTCGTTCACCATGGGCGGGCTGGGATCGGGCATGGCCTACGACGAGAAGGACCTCGACCGGATCGCCGGCGGCGGATTGGCCGCATCGCCGACTGCCAACGTGCTCATCGAGGAGTCGATCCTCGGGTGGAAGGAGTACGAGCTCGAACTGATGCGCGACAACCGCGACAACGTCGTGGTGGTCTGCTCCATCGAGAACGTCGACCCGGTGGGCGTGCACACCGGCGACTCGGTCACCGTCGCCCCGGCGATGACGCTCACCGACCGCGAGTACCAACAGATGCGCGACCTGTCGATCGACATCCTGCGCGAAGTCGGCGTGGACACCGGCGGCTGCAACATCCAGTTCGCCCAGGACCCGCGCGACGGGCGCCTCGTCGTCATCGAGATGAATCCCCGCGTGTCGCGGTCCTCGGCGCTGGCGTCGAAGGCCACCGGCTTCCCGATCGCCAAGATCGCGGCGAAGCTGGCCATCGGCTACAGCCTCGACGAGATCGTCAACGACATCACCAAGGAGACGCCGGCCTGTTTCGAGCCGACGCTCGACTACGTCGTGGTCAAGGCCCCCCGTTTCGCCTTCGAGAAGTTCCCCGGCGCCGACGACACCCTGACCACCACGATGAAGTCGGTGGGCGAGGCGATGAGTCTGGGCCGCAGCTTCGGCGAGGCCTTCGGCAAGGTGCTGCGGTCGCTGGAGACCAAGGCCGCCGGGTTCTGGACCGAGCCCGACCGGGCCGACCCCGCCACGATCGACCTGCCGGCGCTGCTGGAGAAGGTGCGGACCCCCAAGGACGGACGCTTCTACGACGTCATGTTGGCACTGGAGGCCGGGGCGAGCATCGAACAGCTCTACGAGGCGACCGCCATCGACCCGTGGTTCCTCGCCGAGATCGCCTGGATCGGCGAGGTCGGCGCGCAGGTCCGCGACGCCGACGCCGTCGACGAGCCGCTTCTGCGGTTGGCCAAGACGACCGGGCTGTCGGACAAGCAGATCGCCGCGCTGCGCAGTGCCGCCGGCGACGCGGAGCTGGGATCGGAGGCGGCGGTCGCCGCGCTGCGCGAGCGGCTCGACGTCCACCCGGTGTACAAGACGGTGGACACCTGTGCCGCAGAGTTCGAGGCGCGCACCCCGTACCACTACTCGACGTATGAGCTGGACCCGGCGGCCACCAGCGAGATCGCGCCGCAGACCGAGCGGCCCAAGGTGCTGATCCTCGGCTCCGGGCCCAACCGCATCGGCCAGGGCATCGAATTCGACTACTCGTGTGTGCATGCGGCCCTGACGCTGTCGCAGGCCGGGTACGAGACGGTGATGGTCAACTGCAACCCGGAGACGGTGTCCACCGACTACGACACCGCCGACCGGCTGTACTTCGAGCCGCTGACCTTCGAAGACGTGCTCGAGGTGTACCGCGCCGAGTCCGAATCGGGGACCGTCGCCGGGGTCATCGTCCAACTCGGCGGACAAACGCCGCTGGGCCTGGCCCACCGGCTCGCCGAGGCCGGCGTGCCCATCGTCGGAACCTCGCCCCACGCCATCGACCTGGCCGAGGACCGCGGCGAATTCGGCAAGGTGCTCACCGAGGCCGGACTGCCCGCCCCCGCCTTCGGCACCGCGACCAGCGTCGACGAGGCGCGCGAGGTCGCCGACCGGATCGGCTACCCGGTCCTGGTGCGGCCGTCGTACGTGCTCGGCGGGCGCGGCATGGAGATCGTCTACGACGAGGAGTCGCTGCGCGACTACATCTCTCGGGCCACGGAACTGACGTCGGACCACCCGGTCCTGGTCGACCGCTTCCTCGAAGACGCGGTGGAGATCGACGTCGACGCCCTGTGCGACGGCACCGAGGTCTACCTCGGCGGAATCATGGAGCACATCGAGGAGGCCGGCATCCACTCCGGCGACTCCGCGTGCGCGTTGCCGCCGGTGACCCTCGGACGCTCCGACCTCGAAGCGGTCCGCGCGGCCACCGAGGCGCTGGCGCACGGCATCGGCGTGCGCGGCCTGATCAACGTCCAGTACGCACTCAAGGACGACATCCTCTATGTGCTCGAGGCGAACCCGCGCGCCAGCCGTACCGTGCCCTTCGTCTCCAAGGCGACCGCGGTGCCGCTGGCCAAGGCCTGCGCCCGCGTCATGATGGGGGAGAGCATCGCCGAGCTGCGCGCCGCGCAGATCCTGCCCGCGTCCGGCGACGGTGGGAACACCCCGGTCGAGGCACCGATCGCGGTCAAGGAGGCCGTGTTGCCGTTCCACCGGTTCCGTCGGGCCGACGGCACCGGCGTCGACTCCCTGCTGAGTCCGGAGATGAAGTCCACCGGCGAGGTGATGGGAATCGACGGTGACTTCGGCCGGGCCTTCGCCAAGTCGCAGACCGCCGCCTACGGTTCGCTGCCCAAGTCCGGGGCGGTGTTCGTCTCCGTCGCCAACAAGGACAAGCGGGCCCTGTTGTTCCCGGTCAAGCGGCTGGCTGATCTCGGCTTCGACATCCTGGCCACCGAGGGGACCGCAGACATGTTGCGGCGCAACGGGATCAGCTGTACCCGGGTGCGTAAGCACTCGGACCCGGAGGTTGCCGCGGGGGAGCGGTCGATCGTCGACCAGATCCGCGACGGCGAGGTCGCGATGGTCATCAACACGCCGTTCGGCAACTCCGGTCCGCGCGTCGACGGCTACGAGATCCGCACCGCCGCGGTGAGCGCCACCATCCCGTGCATCACGACGGTGCAGGGGGCCAGCGCCGCCGTGCAGGGTATCGAGGCGCTGCTCACCGGGGACTTGGGCGTGAACTCGCTGCAGAACCTCCATGCGGCCCTCGTCAACAGCCCCGGAGCGGCGGCGCGATGACGGACGCGGGCGGGTTTGCCGGCCGGTACCGCGAGGCGGTGGCGGCCCGCGGCCGCCTGTGCGCCGGGATCGACCCGCATCCGGAACTGCTGGAGCAGTGGGGCCTGCCGGTATCGGCGGAGGGACTCGCCCGGTTCGGGGATGTCTGCGTAGGCGCGCTGGGGCCCACCGCGGCGGTGATCAAGCCGCAGGTCGCGTTCTTCGAGGCCTTCGGGTCCGCCGGGATGGCGGTGTTGGAACGGGTCATCGCCGGTTGTCGGGATGCGGGGGCGCTGGTCCTCGCCGACGCCAAGCGCGGCGACATCGGGTCGACCATGGCCGCCTATACCCGGGCCTGGCTGGGCGACGAGTCGCCGCTGTGCGCCGACGCGGTCACCGCGTCGCCATACCTGGGCTTCGGCTCGCTGTCGCCCGCGGTGGCGCAGGCCGCCGAGACGTCGCGCGCGGTCATCGTGCTGGCCCGCACATCGAATCCGGAGGGTGCCGGGCTGCAACTCGCCCAGGCCGGTGGTGCGACGGTCGGGCAGACCATCGTCGACGATGCCGCTGAGATCAACGCTGACGGGCGTGCGACGGTCGGTGTGGTCGTCGGGGCGACCCGGGCCCACGGGCTCGACCTCGGCGCACTCGGTGGGGTGATCCTGGCGCCGGGACTCGGCGCCCAGGGGGCGCAGGCCGCCGATCTGCCCGACCTGTTCCGTGGTGCCGATCAGGGTTGGCTGCTGCCCGCCAGTTCGCGCGGCGTCCTGCGTGCCGGCCCCGACGTGGCGGCCCTGCGAGCAGCCTGCGAAGCCACCCGCGACGACATCGAGACGGCGCTCACAGGCGTCTGACCAGCGCGACACGCCCACTGACAGCAGGTTCTGCGGGAAGTAGTTTGGGCCGGGCGCGCCCCTCGCGACGACGCGGCGCACGTGCGCTGTGCGCCGTCGTCGGAAAGGTCCGGGGGAACGGAGAATTCCCCGATTGACCTGCGGAAACACCGGCATTCCGCAGCGTTTCCGCGACCGGTGGCGACGGTCGGGGCTCGGGCAACCTACAGGAGGGCCTTCCTGGGAGTTTGCCCGGGTACCCCTCGTCCCGGTGGAGCAGGTTGGGTAGCGTCTACGCAGTGCGGCGACCCGGTGTAGGGTCGCAGCCGAACGAGTCGCCAGACTCGGACAGACCCTGATCAAGCACTATTTACGGAGGATCTCGTGGCCCTTCCCCAGTTGACCGATGAGCAGCGCGCAGCAGCGTTGGAGAAGGCTGCGGCCGCCCGCCGGGCCCGCGCCGAGCTCAAGGAGCGCCTGAAGCGCGGTGGCACCGACCTGAAGCAGGTCCTCAAGGACGCCGAGAACGACGAGATCCTCGGCAAGATGAAGGTTTCGGCGTTGCTCGAGGCTTTGCCCAAGGTGGGCAAGGTCAAGGCTGCCGAGATCATGGACGAGCTGGAGATCGCCCCCACCCGCCGCGTGCGCGGCCTGGGCGACCGTCAGCGCAAGGCGCTTCTGGAGAAGTTTGACCTTGCCTGATCGCTCTCCTGAGCTTTCGACGCCGAGGGGCCGACTGGTTGTACTGGTCGGCCCCTCGGCTGTCGGGAAGTCGACCGTCGTCAACGCCGTTCGCGAACGGCTGCCCGAACTGTTCTTCAGCGTGTCCGCGACGACCCGCGACCCGCGGCCCGGCGAAACCGACGGCCGCGACTACCACTTCGTGACCCGCGACCGCTTCGACGCGATGATCGCCGACGGCGAGTTGCTCGAGTGGGCCGAGATCCACGGCGGACTGCAGCGGTCGGGGACCCCCGCCGCACCGGTGCTCGCCGCCCTCGACTCCGGGGTTCCGGTGTTGATCGAGGTCGACATCCAGGGCGCGCAGAATCTCGTCGAACGCCTGCCGGAAGCGCAGACGGTCTTCCTGGCCCCTCCGACGTGGGAGGAATTGGTGGCCCGACTCACCGGTCGCGGCACCGAAACCGACGAGGTCGTGGCGCGCCGGTTGGAGACGGCGAGGGCCGAGATGGAGCTCGCCCACACCTTCGACCACACGCTGGTGAACAGCGAAGTCGACTCGACCGCCGACCGGTTGGTATCCTTGCTGGTCGGACGTCCCTAAGAACCTGAGCAGGAGTTTGCGTGAGCACCCAGAACCTTGATGTCACCGAGATCGCCGATGCACCGGCGTACGACACCCCGCTGGGCATCACCAACCCGCCGATTGACGACCTGCTCGACCGCGTGTCGTCGAAGTACGCATTGGTGATCTTCGCCGCCAAGCGGGCGCGCCAGATCAACGACTACTACAACCAGCTCGGCGACGGCATCCTCGAGTTCATCGGCCCGCTGGTCGAGCCGGGCATGCACGAGAAGCCGCTGTCCATCGCCATGCGTGAGATCCACGCCGACCTGCTCGAGCACACCGAAGGCGAATAGCGAACCCGC
Proteins encoded:
- the gmk gene encoding guanylate kinase, encoding MPDRSPELSTPRGRLVVLVGPSAVGKSTVVNAVRERLPELFFSVSATTRDPRPGETDGRDYHFVTRDRFDAMIADGELLEWAEIHGGLQRSGTPAAPVLAALDSGVPVLIEVDIQGAQNLVERLPEAQTVFLAPPTWEELVARLTGRGTETDEVVARRLETARAEMELAHTFDHTLVNSEVDSTADRLVSLLVGRP
- the carB gene encoding carbamoyl-phosphate synthase large subunit; amino-acid sequence: MPRRSDLNHVLVIGSGPIVIGQACEFDYSGTQACRVLKAEGLRVSLINSNPATIMTDPEFADATYVEPITPEFVEKVIEAERDAGHPIDAVLATLGGQTALNTAVALHDRGSLEKYDIELIGADFDAIQRGEDRQMFKDIVASVGGESARSRVCHTMDEVRATVEELGYPVVVRPSFTMGGLGSGMAYDEKDLDRIAGGGLAASPTANVLIEESILGWKEYELELMRDNRDNVVVVCSIENVDPVGVHTGDSVTVAPAMTLTDREYQQMRDLSIDILREVGVDTGGCNIQFAQDPRDGRLVVIEMNPRVSRSSALASKATGFPIAKIAAKLAIGYSLDEIVNDITKETPACFEPTLDYVVVKAPRFAFEKFPGADDTLTTTMKSVGEAMSLGRSFGEAFGKVLRSLETKAAGFWTEPDRADPATIDLPALLEKVRTPKDGRFYDVMLALEAGASIEQLYEATAIDPWFLAEIAWIGEVGAQVRDADAVDEPLLRLAKTTGLSDKQIAALRSAAGDAELGSEAAVAALRERLDVHPVYKTVDTCAAEFEARTPYHYSTYELDPAATSEIAPQTERPKVLILGSGPNRIGQGIEFDYSCVHAALTLSQAGYETVMVNCNPETVSTDYDTADRLYFEPLTFEDVLEVYRAESESGTVAGVIVQLGGQTPLGLAHRLAEAGVPIVGTSPHAIDLAEDRGEFGKVLTEAGLPAPAFGTATSVDEAREVADRIGYPVLVRPSYVLGGRGMEIVYDEESLRDYISRATELTSDHPVLVDRFLEDAVEIDVDALCDGTEVYLGGIMEHIEEAGIHSGDSACALPPVTLGRSDLEAVRAATEALAHGIGVRGLINVQYALKDDILYVLEANPRASRTVPFVSKATAVPLAKACARVMMGESIAELRAAQILPASGDGGNTPVEAPIAVKEAVLPFHRFRRADGTGVDSLLSPEMKSTGEVMGIDGDFGRAFAKSQTAAYGSLPKSGAVFVSVANKDKRALLFPVKRLADLGFDILATEGTADMLRRNGISCTRVRKHSDPEVAAGERSIVDQIRDGEVAMVINTPFGNSGPRVDGYEIRTAAVSATIPCITTVQGASAAVQGIEALLTGDLGVNSLQNLHAALVNSPGAAAR
- the mihF gene encoding integration host factor, actinobacterial type, which gives rise to MALPQLTDEQRAAALEKAAAARRARAELKERLKRGGTDLKQVLKDAENDEILGKMKVSALLEALPKVGKVKAAEIMDELEIAPTRRVRGLGDRQRKALLEKFDLA
- the pyrF gene encoding orotidine-5'-phosphate decarboxylase; the protein is MTDAGGFAGRYREAVAARGRLCAGIDPHPELLEQWGLPVSAEGLARFGDVCVGALGPTAAVIKPQVAFFEAFGSAGMAVLERVIAGCRDAGALVLADAKRGDIGSTMAAYTRAWLGDESPLCADAVTASPYLGFGSLSPAVAQAAETSRAVIVLARTSNPEGAGLQLAQAGGATVGQTIVDDAAEINADGRATVGVVVGATRAHGLDLGALGGVILAPGLGAQGAQAADLPDLFRGADQGWLLPASSRGVLRAGPDVAALRAACEATRDDIETALTGV
- the rpoZ gene encoding DNA-directed RNA polymerase subunit omega, translating into MSTQNLDVTEIADAPAYDTPLGITNPPIDDLLDRVSSKYALVIFAAKRARQINDYYNQLGDGILEFIGPLVEPGMHEKPLSIAMREIHADLLEHTEGE